The Caulobacter sp. FWC26 genome contains a region encoding:
- a CDS encoding [protein-PII] uridylyltransferase — translation MPRRLRPTRLEHVVDGHALRARLSAAALDSIGNESEQRARAIEILKQALFRGRMIAKERLENGASGVETSRLLSGVTDEVITALYDFTTVHVFRARNPTEGERLCLLAVGGYGRGTLAPFSDIDLLFLRPYKQTPHAESVIEYMLYALWDLGFKVGHASRTIEECVRLSKEDFTIRTSILEARRLTGDERLAEDLKRRFRDEVMKNTGAQFVAAKLKERDDRQARAGASRYMVEPNVKEGKGGLRDLHTLMWIAEYLHPVDRPEDVFKMEVFSTRETKAFIRAFDFLHAVRAHLHFTTGRPEERLTFDLQPEIARRMGYGDRGDAPAVERFMRRYFLIAKEVGTLTRAFSAKLEAEHFKNEPKGISRFLPGARPKRKALDVAGFYEDGGRLNIAGPEIFEADPVNLIRLFKIADERDLDLHPDAFTAVTRSLPLITSKVRRDPEACRAFLHLLAHGKRSYRTLTLMNDAGVLGRFIPEFGRVVAQMQFNMYHSYTVDEHTLRAVGVIGDIAAGQLVEDHPLSVSIMPLIEDRESLFLAMLLHDTGKGGVGGQEKAGARSARSACERLGLERSKVELVAWLVENHLVMSDFAQKRDVSDPGTVAAFARIVENPERLRLLLVITVADIRAVGPGVWNGWKGQLLRELYNATEAVFRGGRGSDAAANVQRHQENAAEAARAALLETDPAAKGWVAAMENAYFSAFSQDDLFHHAELARRAAIQAGAAAEGQVRAGSNAAEVVVAAKDRRGLFSDLALAISSLGGNVVGARVFTSRQGQALDVFYVQDVTGAPFGCENPRALRRLADALEAAGKGDALAVEPRRGSEQTRAAAFAIAPSVTIDNEASNDATVVEASGRDRPGLLHALAKTLADSALSIQSAHIDGYGERAVDAFYVQTVEGGKVTDTRKLNALKADLLAALEQNEAGAPAARPGLRRARASVAR, via the coding sequence ATGCCCCGTCGCCTTCGCCCCACCCGCCTGGAACACGTCGTCGACGGTCACGCCCTTAGGGCGAGGCTTTCGGCCGCTGCTTTGGATTCGATCGGCAACGAGTCCGAACAGCGCGCCCGGGCCATCGAGATTCTCAAGCAGGCGCTGTTTCGCGGCCGGATGATCGCCAAGGAGCGGCTGGAGAACGGCGCCAGCGGCGTCGAGACCAGCCGCCTGCTCAGCGGCGTCACCGACGAGGTGATCACCGCCCTCTACGACTTTACGACGGTGCATGTCTTCCGAGCCCGCAACCCGACCGAGGGCGAGCGCCTGTGCCTGCTGGCCGTTGGCGGCTATGGCCGGGGAACCCTGGCGCCGTTCAGCGACATCGATCTTCTGTTCCTGCGCCCCTACAAGCAGACGCCGCACGCCGAGAGTGTGATCGAATACATGCTCTATGCGCTATGGGACCTGGGCTTCAAGGTCGGCCATGCCTCGCGGACCATCGAGGAGTGCGTGAGGCTTTCGAAGGAAGACTTCACGATCCGCACCTCGATCCTGGAAGCTCGCCGCCTGACAGGCGACGAGCGCCTGGCTGAGGATCTCAAGCGGCGCTTCCGCGACGAGGTCATGAAAAACACCGGCGCCCAGTTCGTGGCCGCCAAGCTCAAGGAGCGCGACGACCGGCAAGCGCGCGCCGGCGCCAGCCGCTACATGGTCGAGCCCAACGTCAAGGAAGGGAAGGGGGGGCTGCGCGACCTCCACACCCTGATGTGGATCGCCGAGTATCTGCACCCGGTCGATCGGCCCGAGGACGTCTTCAAGATGGAGGTGTTTTCGACCCGCGAGACCAAGGCCTTCATCCGCGCCTTCGACTTTCTGCACGCGGTGCGCGCTCACCTGCACTTCACTACCGGGCGGCCCGAGGAGCGGCTGACCTTTGATCTGCAGCCGGAGATCGCGCGGCGCATGGGCTACGGCGACCGCGGCGACGCGCCTGCGGTCGAGCGGTTCATGCGCCGCTACTTCCTGATCGCCAAGGAAGTCGGGACCCTGACCCGCGCCTTCTCGGCCAAGCTGGAGGCCGAGCACTTCAAGAACGAGCCCAAGGGCATCTCACGCTTCCTTCCGGGGGCGCGACCCAAGCGCAAGGCTTTGGATGTCGCGGGCTTCTATGAGGACGGCGGCCGTCTCAATATCGCGGGCCCCGAGATCTTCGAGGCCGATCCCGTCAATCTCATCCGGCTGTTCAAGATCGCCGACGAACGCGATCTTGATCTGCATCCCGACGCCTTCACCGCCGTCACCCGTAGCCTGCCGCTGATCACCTCGAAGGTCCGTCGCGACCCCGAGGCCTGCCGGGCCTTTCTGCATCTGTTGGCGCATGGCAAGCGCAGCTACCGCACCCTCACCCTGATGAACGACGCCGGCGTCCTGGGCCGGTTCATCCCCGAGTTTGGCCGGGTCGTCGCCCAGATGCAGTTCAACATGTACCACTCGTACACGGTGGACGAGCACACCCTGCGCGCGGTGGGCGTGATCGGCGACATCGCGGCGGGGCAACTTGTCGAGGACCACCCCTTGTCAGTCTCGATCATGCCGCTGATCGAGGACCGCGAGTCGCTGTTCCTGGCCATGCTGCTGCACGATACCGGCAAGGGCGGGGTCGGCGGCCAGGAGAAGGCCGGGGCCCGCAGCGCCCGCAGTGCGTGCGAACGGCTGGGCCTGGAACGTAGCAAGGTCGAACTGGTGGCCTGGCTGGTCGAGAACCACCTCGTCATGAGCGACTTCGCTCAGAAGCGGGATGTGTCCGATCCCGGCACTGTCGCCGCCTTCGCCCGGATCGTCGAAAATCCGGAGCGTTTGCGCCTGCTGCTGGTCATCACCGTCGCCGACATTCGGGCCGTTGGGCCGGGCGTCTGGAACGGGTGGAAGGGCCAGCTGCTGCGGGAGCTCTACAACGCGACGGAGGCGGTGTTCCGCGGGGGGCGCGGCAGCGACGCCGCCGCCAATGTCCAGCGGCATCAGGAGAACGCCGCCGAGGCCGCGCGGGCCGCTCTGCTGGAAACCGATCCCGCCGCCAAGGGCTGGGTGGCGGCGATGGAAAACGCCTATTTCAGCGCTTTCTCGCAGGACGACCTGTTCCATCATGCGGAGCTGGCTCGCCGCGCCGCCATTCAGGCAGGGGCTGCGGCCGAAGGCCAGGTGCGAGCCGGCAGCAACGCGGCCGAGGTGGTCGTCGCGGCCAAGGACCGCCGAGGCCTGTTCTCCGACCTGGCCTTGGCCATTTCCTCGCTGGGCGGCAACGTCGTCGGCGCGCGCGTGTTCACCTCTCGCCAGGGTCAGGCCCTCGACGTCTTCTACGTCCAGGACGTCACGGGGGCGCCGTTCGGCTGCGAGAATCCTCGGGCCCTGCGACGCCTGGCCGATGCTCTGGAGGCGGCGGGCAAGGGCGACGCGCTTGCCGTTGAGCCTCGCCGGGGTTCGGAACAGACCCGCGCGGCGGCTTTCGCGATCGCCCCGTCCGTCACCATCGATAACGAGGCGTCGAACGACGCCACCGTCGTCGAAGCCTCGGGGCGCGACCGTCCCGGCCTGCTCCACGCCTTGGCCAAGACCCTGGCCGACAGCGCCCTTTCCATTCAGTCGGCCCATATCGACGGCTATGGCGAGCGGGCGGTCGACGCCTTCTACGTTCAGACGGTCGAGGGCGGCAAAGTCACCGACACGCGAAAGCTGAACGCGCTGAAGGCCGATCTTCTGGCGGCGCTGGAACAGAACGAAGCCGGCGCTCCAGCCGCGCGCCCAGGCCTCAGGCGCGCCCGAGCAAGCGTGGCGCGATAG
- the moaC gene encoding cyclic pyranopterin monophosphate synthase MoaC has protein sequence MSKLTHMDDQGRARMVDVSEKHATVREAVASGFVRMSAETLALAISGSGRKGDVRAVAELAGVMAAKKTSDLIPLCHPLALSKVEVAVEPSDGGLHVTARVKTTGPTGVEMEALTAASVACLTIYDMLKAAEKGMIIEAVRLLEKTGGKSGDWKAA, from the coding sequence TTGAGCAAGCTCACGCACATGGACGACCAGGGGCGCGCCCGCATGGTCGACGTTTCCGAGAAACACGCGACCGTCCGCGAGGCCGTCGCGTCGGGCTTCGTGCGGATGAGCGCCGAAACCCTGGCGCTGGCGATATCTGGCTCGGGCCGCAAGGGCGACGTCCGCGCTGTGGCGGAACTGGCCGGCGTCATGGCCGCCAAGAAAACGTCCGATCTGATCCCGCTCTGCCACCCCCTGGCCCTCTCCAAAGTCGAGGTGGCGGTCGAACCCTCGGACGGCGGACTTCACGTCACCGCCCGGGTCAAGACCACCGGGCCAACAGGCGTGGAGATGGAGGCCCTGACGGCGGCCTCGGTCGCCTGCCTGACGATCTACGACATGCTCAAGGCCGCCGAGAAGGGCATGATCATCGAAGCCGTGCGTCTTCTGGAAAAGACCGGCGGAAAATCGGGCGACTGGAAAGCCGCTTAG
- the moaB gene encoding molybdenum cofactor biosynthesis protein B, whose amino-acid sequence MSEALKPGGGIKPDLPFTPVRVAVLTISDTRDEASDTSGQILIERVKAAGHELGGRAVVRDDIDQIRAQVRSWIDSQGVDAIVTTGGTGLTGRDVTVEALEPLFDKKIDGFSVVFHLVSYASVGLSTLQSRATAGLIDGVFVFCLPGSNGAVKDGWDKVISAQLDSRHKPCNMVELMPRLLER is encoded by the coding sequence ATGTCCGAAGCGCTGAAGCCCGGCGGCGGGATTAAGCCCGACCTTCCCTTCACTCCGGTGCGCGTGGCCGTGCTGACCATTTCCGATACGCGCGACGAGGCCAGCGACACGTCGGGCCAGATTCTCATAGAACGCGTCAAGGCCGCCGGCCACGAGCTGGGCGGTCGCGCGGTCGTTCGCGACGACATCGATCAGATCCGCGCCCAGGTTCGATCATGGATCGACAGCCAGGGAGTCGACGCGATCGTGACCACCGGCGGGACCGGTCTGACAGGCCGCGATGTCACCGTCGAGGCGTTGGAGCCCCTTTTCGACAAGAAGATCGACGGCTTTTCGGTGGTCTTCCACCTGGTCAGCTACGCCTCGGTCGGCCTTTCGACCCTGCAGTCGCGGGCGACGGCGGGCTTGATCGACGGCGTCTTCGTCTTCTGCCTTCCCGGAAGCAACGGCGCTGTGAAGGACGGCTGGGACAAGGTCATTTCCGCCCAGTTGGACAGCCGTCACAAGCCCTGCAACATGGTCGAGCTGATGCCGAGGTTGTTGGAACGTTGA
- a CDS encoding molybdenum cofactor biosynthesis protein MoaE — protein sequence MIITLTDQPFEPGALVTAFCAHREETGAVATFVGLARAEKGATTALELEAYPGFTDSAISAIAQAAVTRFTLQDVHIVHRVGRISPGEAIVFVATAAAHRREAFEACDHLMDYLKSRAPFWKKEHGPDGPRWIEPTARDRTDAQRWDQET from the coding sequence ATGATCATCACCCTGACCGATCAGCCCTTCGAGCCGGGCGCGCTGGTCACCGCGTTTTGCGCGCACCGCGAGGAGACAGGAGCGGTGGCGACCTTCGTCGGTCTCGCCCGCGCCGAGAAGGGCGCGACCACCGCGCTCGAGCTTGAGGCCTATCCGGGCTTCACCGACAGCGCGATCTCGGCGATCGCGCAAGCTGCGGTCACGCGCTTCACCCTGCAGGACGTCCACATCGTGCACCGCGTGGGCCGTATTTCCCCGGGCGAGGCGATCGTCTTCGTGGCTACCGCCGCCGCCCATCGCCGCGAGGCCTTCGAGGCGTGTGACCACCTGATGGACTATCTGAAAAGCCGCGCGCCCTTCTGGAAGAAGGAGCACGGGCCCGACGGTCCCCGCTGGATCGAGCCGACCGCGCGCGATAGGACCGATGCGCAACGGTGGGATCAGGAGACCTGA
- a CDS encoding MoaD/ThiS family protein — MARVLLFGRLADQAGWRQREIDAPDLATLRASLAGADPALGEALVAAGVQVAVDKTIVRGDVALAAAAEVAFLPPMSGG; from the coding sequence GTGGCGCGCGTTCTCCTGTTCGGGCGCCTGGCCGACCAGGCCGGCTGGCGTCAGCGTGAAATCGACGCGCCAGATCTCGCGACTCTGCGCGCCAGCCTCGCCGGCGCCGATCCCGCCCTGGGAGAAGCGCTTGTCGCCGCCGGGGTCCAGGTCGCCGTCGACAAGACGATCGTCCGGGGCGACGTTGCTCTGGCCGCCGCCGCCGAGGTGGCGTTTCTGCCCCCGATGAGCGGCGGATGA
- the moaA gene encoding GTP 3',8-cyclase MoaA: protein MTPYDDSPAQAVSTAPRTPASSLIDGFGRAVTYLRVSVTDRCDLRCVYCMAEHMTFLPKAEVLTLEELDRLASAFIDLGVRKLRLTGGEPLVRKGFMGLVENLSRHLRSGALDELTLTTNGTQLAPHAAELARHGVRRINVSLDTLKPDLFRTLTRGGDVARVLAGIDSAQAAGLQVKINTVALKHDNAGEIPDLIRWAHARGCDLTLIETMPLGEVDQDRTDQFLSLADVRRDLASFWTLNDISDATGGPARYVRIAETGGRLGLITPLSNHFCDTCNRVRLTCTGTLHTCLGRDDASDLRAVIRSGASDAELKEAIFAALASKPKGHDFQIAAARPSVARHMSTTGG, encoded by the coding sequence ATGACGCCCTATGACGACAGCCCCGCGCAAGCGGTCTCGACCGCGCCCCGGACGCCCGCGTCGTCGTTGATCGATGGTTTCGGGCGCGCGGTCACCTATCTGCGCGTCTCGGTGACCGACCGGTGCGACCTGCGCTGCGTCTACTGCATGGCCGAGCACATGACCTTTCTGCCGAAGGCGGAGGTCCTGACGCTGGAAGAGCTGGACAGGCTGGCCTCGGCTTTTATCGATCTGGGCGTGCGCAAGCTGCGCCTGACCGGCGGCGAGCCTCTGGTGCGCAAAGGCTTCATGGGTCTGGTGGAAAACCTGTCTCGCCATCTGCGATCGGGCGCCCTGGACGAACTGACCCTGACGACGAACGGAACCCAACTCGCGCCCCATGCCGCCGAACTTGCCCGACACGGTGTGCGACGCATCAATGTCTCGCTCGACACCTTGAAGCCGGATCTGTTCCGGACGCTAACGCGCGGGGGCGACGTGGCCCGAGTGCTGGCGGGGATCGATTCCGCCCAGGCGGCTGGGCTCCAAGTGAAGATCAATACCGTAGCGCTGAAGCATGACAACGCCGGCGAGATCCCCGACCTGATCCGCTGGGCCCACGCGCGGGGCTGCGACCTGACCCTGATCGAGACGATGCCGCTGGGCGAGGTCGACCAGGATCGCACCGACCAGTTTTTGTCCCTGGCCGATGTTCGCCGCGACCTCGCATCCTTCTGGACCTTGAATGACATCAGCGACGCCACGGGCGGCCCGGCGCGCTACGTGCGGATCGCCGAGACAGGGGGGCGCCTCGGGCTGATCACCCCCCTCAGCAACCACTTCTGCGACACCTGCAACCGGGTGCGCCTGACCTGCACGGGCACACTGCACACCTGTCTGGGCCGCGACGACGCCAGCGACCTGCGCGCAGTGATCCGCAGCGGAGCCAGCGACGCGGAGCTGAAGGAAGCGATCTTTGCGGCGCTCGCGAGCAAGCCCAAGGGGCACGACTTCCAGATCGCCGCCGCGCGTCCGTCCGTGGCGCGGCACATGTCGACGACGGGGGGCTGA
- a CDS encoding NTP transferase domain-containing protein — protein MTQRDTGPWDAIVLAAGRGQRFGGGKLTAPLDDKPLVAGALSTAFRAPVRRVFVAVGPDPTLRETVRAIAARLDETERLVMVSVEDSTAGMGVSLADAARAASDDARGIFVFLGDMPRIDPRTPERLAVALRGPDDIVAPTYLGRRGHPVLFGADWLPALRALSGDEGARTLIARAGARLIQVAVDDPGIHLDVDRPEDLRALQRP, from the coding sequence ATGACGCAAAGGGATACGGGCCCATGGGATGCGATCGTCCTGGCCGCCGGACGAGGCCAGCGGTTTGGCGGTGGAAAGCTGACCGCCCCGCTGGACGATAAGCCGCTGGTCGCCGGCGCGTTGTCCACGGCGTTTCGGGCCCCCGTTCGCCGGGTTTTCGTGGCGGTAGGGCCCGACCCTACGCTCCGGGAGACGGTAAGGGCGATCGCGGCGCGTCTGGACGAGACCGAGCGTCTCGTCATGGTTTCGGTTGAAGATTCGACCGCAGGCATGGGGGTGTCGCTCGCGGATGCGGCGCGCGCGGCGTCGGACGACGCCCGTGGGATTTTCGTCTTCCTCGGCGACATGCCCCGGATCGATCCCCGCACGCCCGAGCGCCTAGCCGTCGCTCTCCGTGGCCCGGACGATATCGTCGCGCCGACCTATCTGGGACGTCGGGGTCATCCGGTTCTGTTCGGCGCAGACTGGCTGCCGGCGCTTCGCGCCCTGTCGGGTGACGAAGGGGCGCGGACCCTGATCGCGCGCGCGGGCGCTCGCCTTATCCAGGTCGCCGTCGACGATCCTGGCATCCACCTTGATGTCGATCGGCCTGAAGACCTGCGCGCTCTACAGCGCCCTTGA
- a CDS encoding xanthine dehydrogenase family protein molybdopterin-binding subunit → MNAPVDPKNLKAALPSRRDVVVASTLVGGALLVGCSPADLMSAGSKVEVGAFGPFIKIAPDGAVTVISKHIEFGQGNHAGLAAIVAEELDADWSKVKVEQAPANAKLYANGTMGAQLTGGSSAISNSWDQLRKAGAGARAMFVQAAANRWNVPVGEITVKDSVLTHTSGKTATFGELLNDAAKVNPPADPKLKDPKAFTLIGSDRVRRKDSQAKSDGTARYTQDVRLPDMLTAVVAHAPRFGGKVKSFDAAEAKKVAGVVDVFEIPTGIAVVAQNTYAARMGREALKVEWDEEKAEKRGSAAILQGYRDVLAGKDASVKWEPFDQRGDAAGLESAKGADVVELNYEFPYLAHATMEPMNCVAAVDGNKVKLTFGSQGQTLDQLNVAKVVGCLPGSVEIETLFAGGSFGRRATFQSDYAVECVHIAKKIGKGRPVKLVWTREDDMRSGYFRPIVVHALKVKLDKDGLPAAWRHRIVTQSIMKGAPMPMGKGPDSTAFEGINDSPYLKATPVVDAQVAFPDIGVPVLWWRSVGATHTAFVMEHTIDQLAAKAGKDPVEYRRALYTKAGADRHLAALNLALEKAGPKAAAGWTRGVAVHESFGSVVAQVAEVKLENGAPRVGRVVTAIDCGVAISPDQIAAQMEGGTCYGLSAALFGEVTLTDGQVDQTNFDGYRVLRINEAPLVETNIVPSGNPPSGVGEPGTPVIAPAVANALFALNKTATSRLPFVRSQA, encoded by the coding sequence ATGAACGCCCCTGTCGATCCCAAGAACCTGAAAGCCGCCCTCCCCAGCCGTCGCGACGTGGTTGTCGCCTCCACCCTGGTGGGCGGCGCGCTGCTGGTCGGCTGCTCTCCCGCTGATCTGATGAGCGCCGGCTCGAAGGTCGAAGTCGGCGCCTTTGGTCCCTTCATCAAGATCGCGCCCGACGGCGCGGTCACGGTGATCTCCAAGCACATCGAATTTGGCCAGGGTAATCACGCCGGTCTGGCCGCCATCGTCGCCGAGGAGCTGGACGCGGACTGGAGCAAGGTCAAGGTCGAGCAAGCTCCGGCCAACGCCAAGCTCTATGCGAATGGCACGATGGGCGCGCAGCTGACGGGCGGCTCGTCGGCGATCTCGAACTCCTGGGACCAGCTTCGCAAGGCGGGCGCCGGCGCGCGGGCGATGTTTGTGCAGGCCGCCGCCAACCGCTGGAACGTTCCGGTCGGCGAAATCACGGTGAAGGACAGCGTCCTGACCCATACGTCGGGCAAGACCGCCACCTTTGGCGAGTTGCTCAACGACGCCGCCAAGGTCAATCCGCCGGCCGATCCCAAGCTCAAGGACCCCAAGGCGTTCACCCTGATCGGCTCCGATCGCGTGCGCCGCAAGGACTCGCAGGCCAAGAGCGACGGCACGGCGCGTTACACCCAGGACGTCCGCCTGCCGGACATGCTGACAGCCGTGGTCGCTCACGCGCCCCGGTTCGGCGGCAAGGTGAAGAGCTTCGACGCGGCCGAGGCCAAGAAGGTCGCAGGCGTCGTCGACGTCTTCGAGATCCCGACCGGTATCGCCGTCGTCGCCCAGAACACCTACGCCGCCCGCATGGGCCGTGAAGCGCTGAAGGTCGAGTGGGACGAGGAAAAGGCTGAGAAGCGCGGCAGTGCGGCGATCCTTCAGGGTTATCGCGACGTACTGGCGGGCAAGGACGCCTCTGTGAAGTGGGAGCCCTTCGACCAGCGCGGCGACGCCGCCGGCCTGGAATCAGCCAAGGGCGCCGACGTCGTCGAGTTGAACTACGAGTTCCCCTATCTGGCTCATGCGACCATGGAGCCGATGAACTGCGTGGCCGCCGTCGACGGCAACAAGGTCAAGCTGACCTTCGGTTCTCAGGGCCAGACTCTCGATCAGTTGAACGTCGCCAAGGTGGTCGGCTGCCTGCCGGGTTCGGTGGAGATCGAAACCCTGTTCGCCGGTGGCTCGTTCGGCCGACGCGCCACCTTCCAGTCGGACTACGCCGTCGAGTGCGTTCATATCGCCAAGAAGATCGGCAAAGGCCGTCCGGTGAAGCTGGTCTGGACGCGCGAAGACGACATGCGGTCGGGTTATTTCCGGCCCATCGTGGTGCACGCGCTCAAAGTGAAGCTCGACAAGGATGGCCTGCCGGCGGCCTGGCGCCATCGCATTGTCACCCAGTCGATCATGAAGGGCGCGCCGATGCCGATGGGCAAGGGCCCTGACTCCACGGCGTTCGAGGGCATCAATGACTCGCCCTATCTGAAGGCGACGCCCGTGGTCGACGCCCAGGTGGCCTTCCCCGACATCGGCGTGCCGGTGCTGTGGTGGCGGTCTGTGGGAGCGACCCACACCGCCTTCGTCATGGAGCACACCATCGACCAACTGGCCGCCAAGGCCGGCAAAGATCCCGTCGAGTATCGCCGAGCGCTCTACACCAAGGCCGGAGCCGATCGTCACCTCGCCGCCCTGAACCTGGCGCTGGAGAAGGCCGGCCCCAAGGCGGCGGCGGGATGGACACGCGGCGTCGCCGTTCACGAGAGCTTCGGCTCTGTCGTGGCGCAGGTCGCCGAGGTCAAGCTCGAGAATGGCGCGCCGCGCGTCGGCCGCGTGGTGACGGCGATCGACTGCGGCGTGGCGATCTCCCCCGACCAGATCGCGGCCCAGATGGAAGGCGGTACGTGCTACGGCCTGTCGGCGGCGCTGTTCGGCGAGGTGACCCTGACCGACGGACAGGTCGATCAGACCAACTTTGACGGCTACCGTGTCCTGCGGATCAATGAGGCGCCGTTGGTGGAAACCAATATCGTTCCCTCTGGAAATCCGCCCAGCGGGGTCGGCGAGCCCGGCACGCCGGTGATCGCTCCGGCGGTGGCTAACGCCTTGTTCGCCCTCAACAAGACCGCGACATCGCGTCTGCCCTTCGTCCGTTCGCAGGCTTAG
- a CDS encoding (2Fe-2S)-binding protein: MALTLDINGKPVSVQAGPETPLLWVLRDELGMTGTKFGCGVAQCGACTVHMDGQPIRSCVTPIEAVGAAKITTIEGLGGQHPVQQAWVRHDVPQCGYCQSGQIMSACALLAQKPKPTDQDIDEAMAGNICRCGAYQRIRAAIKDAADFGPPTGEAHADIDEAIVAASGATHRGAGR, from the coding sequence ATGGCCTTGACGCTCGATATCAACGGCAAGCCGGTATCCGTGCAAGCAGGACCCGAAACGCCGCTGCTGTGGGTGCTGCGCGACGAACTGGGAATGACCGGAACCAAATTCGGCTGCGGCGTGGCCCAGTGCGGCGCCTGCACGGTGCATATGGACGGACAACCGATCCGATCCTGCGTGACGCCGATCGAGGCCGTCGGGGCGGCGAAGATCACCACCATCGAGGGCTTGGGCGGTCAGCATCCGGTTCAACAAGCCTGGGTGCGTCACGACGTCCCGCAGTGCGGATACTGCCAGTCCGGCCAGATCATGTCGGCCTGCGCCCTGCTGGCCCAGAAGCCCAAACCCACCGATCAGGACATCGACGAGGCCATGGCGGGCAACATCTGTCGCTGTGGCGCCTACCAGCGGATCCGCGCCGCCATCAAGGACGCCGCCGACTTCGGCCCGCCGACGGGCGAGGCGCATGCCGATATCGATGAAGCCATCGTCGCCGCCTCGGGCGCGACGCACCGGGGAGCCGGCCGATGA
- a CDS encoding MliC family protein produces the protein MRRVAIVLALASATLAGCATVAPMDSTDAPIRYSCKSGKRFTAAYALHGKRVVVSAGGATKTLKLARSGSGARYTAGQAEIWSKGADAMLKGFPGGPYEDCRSQ, from the coding sequence ATGCGCCGTGTCGCCATTGTTCTGGCTCTTGCGTCCGCCACGCTCGCGGGGTGCGCCACTGTCGCGCCGATGGATTCGACCGACGCGCCCATCCGCTACAGCTGCAAGTCAGGCAAGCGTTTCACCGCCGCCTACGCCCTGCACGGCAAACGCGTGGTGGTCTCCGCCGGCGGCGCCACCAAGACCCTCAAGCTGGCGCGATCCGGCTCCGGGGCGCGCTACACCGCCGGCCAGGCCGAGATCTGGAGCAAGGGCGCGGACGCCATGCTCAAGGGTTTTCCGGGCGGTCCTTACGAAGACTGCCGGTCGCAATAA
- a CDS encoding NAD(P)-dependent oxidoreductase encodes MDSFPAFFPLAGRKVVIAGSGDAAEAKARLFDGSPATLIRLDGHAAYLPGSYSGAALAFIASPDEVFVQAAASAARAARVLVNVVDRPELCDFNTPAVIDRGEVVAAVGTGGGAPVLATMLRNDIEAQVPEGTGRVAALLAKFQSEVRKTLPTLHERRAFLRDAVMGEAAAAARAGDMDRAGQLFREALAKGGARKGVVRFIAGKGPADLLTLRAVRALGTADVLVLDADAEPEIVKMARRDVERLDPERADADHLIQLAREGRQIVRLITHAVDPALIHALAQAEVAVEVLPIAT; translated from the coding sequence TTGGACTCGTTTCCCGCCTTCTTCCCCCTGGCCGGCCGCAAGGTGGTCATCGCCGGCTCTGGCGACGCCGCCGAGGCCAAGGCGCGTCTGTTCGACGGCTCGCCGGCGACCCTGATCCGTCTCGATGGTCACGCCGCCTATCTGCCGGGTTCCTACAGCGGCGCCGCGCTCGCCTTCATCGCCAGCCCCGACGAAGTGTTCGTCCAGGCCGCCGCCAGCGCGGCTCGGGCCGCTCGGGTGCTGGTCAATGTGGTCGACCGGCCCGAGCTCTGCGATTTCAATACACCGGCCGTGATCGATCGCGGCGAGGTGGTGGCGGCCGTGGGGACGGGCGGCGGCGCGCCGGTTCTGGCCACCATGCTGCGCAACGACATCGAGGCCCAGGTGCCCGAGGGCACCGGGCGTGTGGCGGCGCTGCTCGCCAAGTTCCAGAGCGAAGTCCGCAAGACCTTACCGACCTTGCACGAGCGCCGGGCCTTCCTGCGCGATGCGGTGATGGGCGAGGCCGCCGCCGCCGCTCGCGCGGGCGACATGGACCGGGCCGGGCAACTGTTTCGAGAGGCCCTGGCCAAGGGCGGCGCGCGCAAGGGCGTCGTACGGTTCATAGCGGGCAAGGGTCCCGCCGACCTTTTGACCCTCCGCGCGGTGAGGGCTCTGGGAACGGCCGATGTGCTGGTGCTGGACGCCGACGCCGAGCCGGAAATCGTCAAGATGGCGCGGCGCGATGTCGAGCGTCTGGATCCCGAGCGGGCGGATGCGGACCATTTGATCCAGCTGGCCCGCGAAGGACGCCAGATCGTCCGGTTGATCACGCACGCGGTCGATCCGGCGCTGATCCATGCGCTGGCCCAGGCCGAGGTCGCGGTGGAGGTTCTCCCCATCGCGACCTGA